The following are from one region of the Actinoplanes sp. L3-i22 genome:
- a CDS encoding roadblock/LC7 domain-containing protein, with product MTVDPAVLDELARLRSRVPELSGSVLATADGMVVAHDSHGIEPDTLAALAAAHLALARRFAHAVSHGELRESVVECDGGYITSYAAGPNALLTVVTSGDANLAMVHLEARRCVRRITKLMAVETMQQQQQLRPEIPQQTGPSTIPLARRTPMATLPNGSRRRTATN from the coding sequence ATGACGGTCGACCCGGCGGTACTCGACGAGCTCGCCCGCCTGCGCAGCAGGGTTCCGGAGCTGTCCGGCAGCGTGCTCGCCACCGCCGATGGAATGGTCGTCGCGCACGACTCGCACGGGATCGAGCCGGACACCCTGGCCGCGCTCGCCGCGGCGCATCTGGCGCTGGCGCGCCGGTTCGCGCACGCGGTCAGTCACGGCGAGTTGCGGGAGTCCGTCGTCGAGTGCGACGGCGGATACATCACCTCGTACGCCGCGGGTCCGAACGCCCTGCTCACCGTGGTCACCTCGGGCGACGCGAACCTCGCCATGGTGCACCTGGAGGCACGGCGGTGCGTGCGCCGGATCACCAAGCTCATGGCGGTGGAGACGATGCAGCAACAACAACAGCTGCGTCCGGAGATTCCACAACAGACCGGCCCGTCGACGATCCCGCTGGCCCGGCGGACCCCGATGGCCACGCTGCCGAACGGCTCACGCCGCCGCACGGCGACGAACTGA